One Anolis carolinensis isolate JA03-04 chromosome 5, rAnoCar3.1.pri, whole genome shotgun sequence DNA segment encodes these proteins:
- the fgfbp2 gene encoding fibroblast growth factor-binding protein 2 — protein sequence MKRTIILLIFLISFMETFALNPKAKKRSSGKEIHFQTKVKHACIMSMIGNGETKLRIECNNQGKTYWCEYTGKPSLCPSFNNNPMTYWNQIAMNLKKRNNACYSNLVLKPTMCQRVSSETHMRQVSSSIRTKSTPIQQADAVNYGKMAQKPLSAKHIEESQAGKGSIKKLGKPKPSPIPVVKPTQQGQVPGNESEAMKLAQKHCWESMHNICSYIIGIFKG from the coding sequence ATGAAGAGGACTATCATCCTTTTAatctttttaatcagttttatggAAACCTTCGCACTAAACCCAAAGGCAAAGAAAAGAAGCAGTGGCAAAGAGATTCATTTTCAGACCAAAGTTAAACATGCCTGCATAATGAGTATGATTGGAAATGGTGAGACAAAGCTAAGAATAGAGTGTAACAATCAAGGCAAGACATACTGGTGTGAATATACAGGAAAACCATCCCTTTGTCCTTCTTTTAACAACAACCCAATGACTTACTGGAATCAGATTGCCATGAATCTAAAGAAACGGAACAATGCCTGCTACTCTAATCTGGTTCTGAAGCCTACAATGTGTCAGAGGGTTTCTTCCGAAACTCACATGAGGCAGGTGAGTTCCAGCATAAGGACAAAGTCAACTCCTATCCAACAAGCAGATGCTGTTAACTATGGAAAGATGGCCCAGAAACCTCTTTCTGCAAAGCACATTGAAGAAAGCCAAGCAGGGAAAGGTTCCATTAAGAAATTGGGGAAACCAAAACCATCTCCTATCCCTGTGGTGAAACCTACCCAACAAGGTCAAGTACCTGGAAATGAATCTGAAGCCATGAAGTTAGCACAGAAGCATTGTTGGGAATCCATGCACAACATCTGTTCCTACATCATCGGCATTTTTAAAGGCTGA